Proteins co-encoded in one Jeotgalibacillus malaysiensis genomic window:
- a CDS encoding glucose-1-phosphate adenylyltransferase, protein MMVKKKCVAMLLAGGQGSRLHSLTTKIAKPAVPFGGKYRIIDFTLSNCTNSGIHTVGVLTQYQPLVLNSYIGIGSAWDLDRRNGGVTVLPPYTEATGVKWYSGTANAIYQNLNYIEQYDPEYVLVLSGDHIYKMDYSKMLDYHIQNEAEATISVIEVPWDEASRFGIMNTNDDLEILEFDEKPEEPKNNLASMGIYIFNWKSLQKYLDQDNMNENSSHDFGKDIIPLFLNEGKRLMAYPFEGYWKDVGTVKSLWEANMDLLKENPGLNLFDHSWRIYSRNPNQPPQYLATTSKVTDSLINEGCVIEGKVSHSVIFQGVSIGEGADIHESVIMPDAVIGKNVTIRRAIVPGDIEVPASITITPEHSDEDIILVTKELVERLRKDVTA, encoded by the coding sequence ATGATGGTTAAGAAAAAATGTGTAGCGATGTTACTGGCAGGAGGACAGGGAAGCCGCCTTCATTCCCTTACAACGAAAATTGCCAAGCCGGCAGTACCTTTCGGAGGTAAGTACCGGATTATTGATTTCACACTTAGTAATTGTACAAATTCAGGGATTCATACAGTTGGTGTGCTGACACAGTATCAGCCGCTCGTACTGAATTCTTATATCGGAATTGGAAGCGCATGGGACCTTGACCGACGCAATGGTGGTGTGACAGTACTTCCCCCTTACACTGAAGCAACCGGGGTAAAATGGTACAGCGGAACTGCAAATGCCATTTACCAGAATCTGAATTATATTGAACAATATGATCCTGAGTACGTACTCGTACTGTCAGGTGATCACATTTATAAAATGGATTATTCCAAAATGCTTGATTATCATATCCAGAATGAAGCTGAAGCGACGATTTCAGTGATCGAAGTACCTTGGGATGAAGCCAGCCGCTTTGGGATTATGAATACAAATGATGACCTTGAGATTCTTGAATTTGATGAAAAACCGGAAGAGCCAAAAAATAACCTGGCATCAATGGGGATCTATATCTTCAATTGGAAGTCTCTTCAGAAGTACCTTGACCAGGACAACATGAATGAAAATTCTTCACATGATTTTGGTAAAGATATTATTCCTTTGTTCCTGAATGAAGGTAAGCGTCTGATGGCTTATCCTTTTGAAGGCTACTGGAAAGACGTTGGTACAGTGAAGAGTCTGTGGGAAGCGAACATGGACCTGTTGAAAGAGAATCCGGGTCTGAACTTGTTTGACCATTCATGGAGAATTTATTCACGTAACCCGAATCAGCCGCCTCAATATCTTGCAACAACATCTAAAGTGACGGATTCACTGATTAATGAAGGATGTGTCATTGAAGGTAAGGTATCTCACTCAGTTATCTTCCAGGGCGTATCAATCGGTGAAGGGGCTGATATTCATGAATCAGTCATTATGCCTGATGCCGTAATTGGAAAGAATGTAACGATCAGACGTGCAATCGTACCAGGTGATATTGAAGTGCCAGCTAGTATTACAATTACTCCGGAACATAGTGATGAGGACATCATTCTTGTCACGAAAGAACTCGTGGAAAGATTAAGAAAGGATGTGACAGCATGA
- a CDS encoding lipid kinase: MMKRARIIYNPTSGRELFRRHLPEVLMKLEQAGYETSCHATTCAGDASIAAAAAADRGFDLIIASGGDGTLNEVVNGIAEKPNRPKLGLIPMGTTNDFARALHIPRDIEDALDIIIKGDTIPVDVGRMNDKYFINIAGGGRMTELTYEVPSKLKTVLGQLAYYLKGIEMLPSFKPTNVRIEYDGKVFEGEVMLFLIGLTNSVGGFEKLAPDSSINDGLFTLMFLKKTNMAETIRVISLALRGEHLHDPHLEYVKANHIKVTSQETVQLNLDGEFGGLLPAEFQNLYRHLNVCAPLDKLRKEDRVDEDQNVVLKNSIIDKEDEVRSDQ, encoded by the coding sequence ATGATGAAACGAGCTAGAATCATTTATAATCCGACTTCAGGACGTGAGCTTTTCAGAAGACACTTACCGGAAGTTTTAATGAAATTAGAACAGGCAGGCTATGAAACGTCCTGTCACGCAACAACATGCGCAGGGGATGCGTCGATTGCAGCTGCAGCGGCGGCTGATCGCGGATTTGACCTGATTATCGCCTCAGGCGGAGATGGTACGCTGAATGAAGTCGTGAACGGCATTGCAGAAAAACCCAACCGTCCGAAACTCGGTCTGATCCCAATGGGTACGACAAACGATTTCGCACGAGCGCTTCATATTCCAAGAGACATTGAAGATGCATTAGACATCATTATAAAAGGGGATACGATCCCTGTTGACGTTGGCAGGATGAATGATAAATATTTTATTAATATTGCCGGCGGCGGCCGTATGACAGAGCTGACATATGAAGTTCCGAGTAAGTTGAAAACCGTGCTTGGTCAACTGGCCTATTACTTAAAAGGAATTGAAATGCTGCCATCATTCAAACCGACCAATGTCCGGATTGAATATGATGGAAAAGTATTTGAAGGGGAAGTCATGCTTTTCCTGATTGGTCTGACAAATTCAGTCGGCGGATTTGAAAAACTGGCGCCGGATTCTTCTATTAATGATGGTTTATTTACATTAATGTTTTTAAAGAAAACGAATATGGCAGAAACGATTCGCGTCATTTCTCTTGCACTTCGCGGAGAACACCTGCACGATCCGCATCTTGAATATGTAAAAGCAAATCATATTAAAGTAACGTCTCAGGAAACGGTTCAGCTAAATCTGGACGGAGAATTCGGCGGATTGCTGCCTGCAGAGTTTCAGAATCTTTATCGTCATCTGAATGTCTGTGCACCGCTTGATAAGCTTCGCAAAGAAGATCGAGTGGATGAAGATCAGAACGTTGTATTAAAGAACAGCATTATTGATAAAGAAGATGAAGTGAGAAGTGATCAATAA
- a CDS encoding RNA methyltransferase, translated as MTKKQALPVKKNDTVTVTIEDLTHEGHGVGKVDGYPLFIPLTLPDEKVKVKVLKTTKNFGFGKMLEVESVSEHRTEPPCPVYDRCGGCQLQHFSYEGQLAAKEKQVRDVLERIGKIKDVPVHPTLGMEDPWRYRNKSQIPVGSESGRVIAGFYATRSHRIVDTDVCLIQEEVSDRVMNIVKEEADRFGIQPYDEERHKGVLRHVVVRYGRTSGEVMVVLVTRTKHLPHAEDLTAVLREKVPGLKSIVLNINDQRTNVILGNKGQTIWGSDVIYDSIGEVKFAISARSFYQINPVQTEVLYQKALEYAQLNGEESVIDAYCGIGTISLFLAQKAKKVFGVEIVNQAIEDAKANAELNGFTNTEFEAGPAEEVIPAWHKKGNQADVIVVDPPRKGCDQALLDTMLAMKPKRIVYVSCNPATLARDLRILEDGGYQTQEVQPVDMFPQTSHVECVAWLEIK; from the coding sequence ATGACGAAAAAGCAGGCTTTACCTGTTAAGAAGAATGATACAGTGACTGTGACGATAGAGGATTTGACGCATGAGGGACATGGGGTTGGAAAAGTGGATGGGTATCCATTGTTTATTCCCTTGACCCTTCCTGATGAAAAGGTAAAGGTAAAGGTGCTGAAGACGACGAAGAATTTTGGTTTTGGTAAGATGCTTGAAGTGGAATCAGTAAGTGAGCACAGAACGGAGCCGCCGTGTCCGGTGTATGACAGATGTGGCGGGTGCCAGCTGCAGCATTTCAGCTATGAAGGGCAGCTTGCAGCGAAAGAAAAGCAGGTGCGTGATGTGCTTGAACGAATCGGTAAGATCAAAGATGTACCTGTCCATCCGACACTTGGTATGGAGGACCCTTGGCGCTACCGTAATAAAAGCCAGATTCCTGTAGGTAGTGAAAGCGGCCGGGTGATTGCGGGCTTTTATGCGACCAGAAGTCACCGTATTGTGGACACGGATGTATGTCTGATCCAGGAAGAAGTCAGTGACCGCGTGATGAATATTGTGAAGGAAGAAGCAGACCGCTTTGGTATTCAGCCGTATGATGAGGAGCGTCATAAAGGTGTGCTCCGTCACGTAGTTGTCAGATACGGGCGGACTTCAGGTGAAGTAATGGTTGTACTTGTGACAAGAACGAAACATCTTCCGCACGCAGAAGACTTAACGGCTGTTCTGCGTGAAAAAGTACCAGGTCTGAAATCAATTGTTCTTAACATTAATGATCAGCGGACGAATGTCATTCTTGGCAATAAAGGACAGACGATCTGGGGCAGTGATGTGATTTATGATTCGATTGGTGAAGTGAAATTTGCGATTTCAGCACGCAGCTTTTATCAGATCAACCCTGTGCAGACAGAAGTACTTTATCAGAAAGCACTTGAATACGCTCAGCTGAACGGTGAGGAATCTGTGATTGATGCCTATTGCGGAATTGGAACGATCTCACTCTTTTTAGCACAGAAAGCAAAGAAAGTGTTCGGCGTTGAGATTGTGAATCAGGCAATTGAAGACGCAAAAGCGAATGCAGAATTGAATGGGTTCACAAATACTGAATTCGAAGCGGGACCGGCTGAAGAAGTCATTCCTGCGTGGCATAAAAAGGGTAATCAGGCTGACGTCATTGTCGTGGATCCACCGAGAAAGGGCTGTGATCAGGCACTGCTCGATACAATGCTTGCGATGAAACCGAAGCGTATTGTGTATGTTTCCTGTAATCCTGCTACACTTGCGAGAGATCTGAGAATATTGGAAGACGGTGGATATCAAACGCAGGAAGTACAGCCTGTTGATATGTTTCCGCAGACTTCACATGTTGAATGTGTGGCGTGGCTGGAGATAAAATGA
- a CDS encoding proline:sodium symporter — MEAVEIGFEVYISLALYFIGMLAIGYYAYKKSTGNLSEYMLGGRQLGPGVTALSAGASDMSGWMLLGLPGSIYVSGLSGMWIAVGLSIGAYLNYLFVAPRLRTYTEVANDSITIPDYFENRFVDDTKILRFVSAIVIIIFFTVYTSSGMVSGGVLFESAFGMDYTVGLFVTAGVVLAYTLFGGFLAVSMTDFVQGVIMFVALVLVPIVAFMELGGIGPTFDTLNGIDPQLTSFFEGTTILGFLGLMAWGLGYFGQPHIIVRFMAIRDVKSLKSARRIGMTWMVVAIIGALFTGLTGIAYIANTGAELANPETIFVFYSQVLFHPLISGFLLAAILAAIMSTVSSQLLVTSSALTEDFYNTFLKRSASDKELVLVGRISVLLVALVAIILSLDSDSTILDIVSNAWAGFGSAFGPAILLSLYWKRMTRWGALAGMLTGAVTVILWVYVLGLSGFLYEMIPGFILSTIAIIVVSLISSNSREPVREGYDKFEKVHEVERNK, encoded by the coding sequence GTGGAAGCTGTAGAGATTGGCTTTGAGGTATATATATCTCTCGCATTATATTTCATCGGTATGCTGGCGATCGGTTATTACGCCTATAAAAAATCGACCGGCAATTTATCAGAGTACATGCTGGGTGGCAGACAGCTCGGACCAGGTGTAACCGCACTATCAGCCGGCGCATCTGACATGAGTGGGTGGATGCTGTTAGGTCTACCAGGCTCGATCTATGTATCCGGACTCTCGGGCATGTGGATTGCGGTTGGTTTATCCATCGGCGCGTACTTGAATTATCTTTTTGTAGCACCTCGTTTAAGAACTTATACGGAAGTGGCAAACGATTCAATCACAATTCCTGATTACTTTGAGAATCGCTTTGTAGATGATACAAAGATTTTGCGTTTCGTATCCGCAATTGTCATCATTATTTTCTTCACTGTATATACATCTTCAGGTATGGTTTCTGGTGGAGTATTATTTGAAAGTGCATTCGGTATGGACTACACAGTTGGTCTTTTTGTTACTGCAGGGGTTGTCCTTGCCTATACTTTATTCGGTGGATTCCTGGCAGTTAGTATGACTGACTTTGTACAGGGTGTCATCATGTTTGTCGCACTTGTTCTTGTACCAATTGTTGCATTTATGGAGCTTGGCGGAATCGGGCCTACGTTTGATACGTTAAACGGAATTGACCCGCAGCTGACGTCATTCTTCGAAGGAACAACGATTCTTGGATTCCTTGGACTGATGGCATGGGGTCTTGGTTACTTCGGTCAGCCGCACATCATCGTCCGTTTCATGGCGATTCGTGATGTAAAATCACTGAAAAGCGCACGCCGTATTGGTATGACATGGATGGTCGTTGCGATTATCGGTGCTTTATTTACAGGTTTAACTGGTATTGCATATATTGCAAATACAGGAGCAGAGCTTGCGAATCCTGAAACGATTTTCGTGTTCTATTCTCAAGTATTGTTCCACCCATTAATTTCAGGCTTCTTACTTGCTGCGATTCTGGCAGCAATCATGAGTACAGTATCTTCTCAGCTGCTTGTAACATCAAGTGCGCTGACAGAGGATTTCTACAATACGTTCCTGAAGCGCAGTGCTTCTGATAAAGAGCTTGTACTTGTAGGTCGTATTTCAGTACTATTAGTTGCACTAGTTGCGATCATTCTGTCACTTGATTCTGACAGCACGATCCTTGATATTGTAAGTAACGCATGGGCAGGCTTCGGTTCTGCATTTGGTCCTGCGATTCTGCTTTCACTTTACTGGAAGCGTATGACGCGCTGGGGCGCACTTGCAGGTATGCTGACAGGTGCAGTTACAGTTATCCTTTGGGTATATGTACTAGGACTAAGCGGATTCTTATATGAAATGATTCCAGGCTTTATCTTAAGTACAATTGCAATCATTGTGGTCAGCTTGATCTCATCTAACTCTCGCGAACCTGTTCGTGAAGGTTATGACAAGTTTGAAAAAGTACACGAAGTTGAAAGAAATAAATAA
- a CDS encoding glutamyl-tRNA amidotransferase subunit C codes for MTKITKEEVKHVAHLARLNIDEQEAEKFADQLGSIITFAEQLNELDTENVEPTTHVLDMKNILREDKPVDGLPREQVLKNAPDHQDGQVKVPTILE; via the coding sequence ATGACAAAGATTACAAAAGAAGAAGTTAAACACGTAGCGCATTTGGCGAGACTGAATATTGATGAGCAGGAAGCAGAGAAATTTGCAGACCAGCTCGGCTCAATCATCACATTCGCTGAACAGCTGAACGAGCTTGATACAGAAAACGTTGAACCGACAACGCATGTGCTCGATATGAAGAACATTTTGCGTGAAGATAAGCCTGTTGATGGGCTGCCACGTGAACAAGTACTAAAAAATGCACCAGATCACCAGGATGGACAGGTGAAAGTGCCAACGATTTTAGAATAG
- a CDS encoding aspartyl/glutamyl-tRNA amidotransferase subunit B, with protein sequence MTNFETIIGLEVHVELKTDSKMFSPAPAHFGAEPNTNTNVVDLGYPGVLPVINRRAVDWGMKAAMALNCEIAEHTKFDRKNYFYPDNPKAYQISQFDQPIGEHGWIEIEVDGYKKKIGITRLHLEEDAGKLTHTDKGYSLVDYNRQGTPLIEIVSEPDLRTPAEAYAYLEKIKSIIQYTGVSDCKMEEGSLRCDANISLRPVGQEEFGTKTELKNLNSFNFVKKGLEFEEKRQEEVLLSGGSIQQESRRFDESTGKTLLMRVKEGSDDYRYFPEPDLVSMVIDEEWKESVRKTIPELPDARKKRYVEDLGLPAYDAMVLTLTKEMSDFFELTLEQGADAKLASNWLMGEVSAYLNAEQKELGDTALTPQGLAGMIKLIEDGTISSKIAKKVFKELIEKGGDPNKIVKEKGLVQISDEGQLLGFVTEALDNNPQSIEDFKNGKDRAIGFLVGQIMKASKGQANPPMVNKLLMQEIKKR encoded by the coding sequence ATGACAAACTTTGAAACGATTATCGGACTTGAAGTCCACGTAGAGTTAAAAACAGATTCAAAAATGTTCTCTCCTGCACCTGCGCATTTCGGTGCAGAGCCGAACACAAACACAAACGTTGTAGACCTTGGCTACCCGGGCGTACTGCCTGTCATTAACAGACGCGCTGTAGACTGGGGTATGAAGGCAGCAATGGCACTGAACTGTGAAATTGCTGAGCATACAAAATTCGACCGTAAAAACTATTTCTATCCGGATAACCCGAAAGCTTATCAAATCTCACAATTTGACCAGCCAATCGGTGAACACGGCTGGATTGAAATTGAAGTAGACGGATATAAAAAGAAAATCGGTATCACACGTCTTCACCTTGAAGAAGATGCAGGTAAACTGACGCACACAGACAAAGGGTATTCACTTGTCGACTACAACCGTCAGGGTACACCACTGATTGAGATCGTATCTGAGCCGGACTTAAGAACGCCGGCTGAAGCATACGCTTACCTTGAAAAGATCAAGTCGATCATTCAGTATACAGGCGTTTCTGACTGTAAAATGGAAGAAGGATCACTTCGCTGTGATGCGAACATTTCCCTTCGTCCGGTCGGCCAGGAAGAATTCGGTACAAAAACTGAGCTGAAGAACCTGAACTCATTTAACTTTGTTAAAAAGGGTCTTGAGTTTGAAGAAAAGCGTCAGGAAGAAGTACTATTATCAGGCGGATCAATCCAGCAGGAATCACGCCGTTTTGACGAGTCTACTGGCAAGACGCTGTTAATGCGTGTAAAAGAAGGTTCTGATGACTACCGCTACTTCCCTGAACCGGATCTTGTATCAATGGTGATTGATGAAGAGTGGAAGGAAAGCGTTCGTAAAACGATTCCTGAACTTCCGGATGCACGTAAAAAGCGCTATGTGGAAGACCTCGGTCTGCCTGCGTATGATGCCATGGTATTAACGCTAACAAAAGAAATGTCTGATTTCTTTGAGCTGACGCTTGAACAGGGAGCAGATGCAAAGCTTGCGTCTAACTGGCTCATGGGTGAAGTTTCAGCTTATCTGAATGCTGAACAAAAAGAGCTTGGCGATACTGCACTGACGCCTCAGGGCCTTGCAGGTATGATCAAGCTGATTGAAGATGGTACGATTTCATCTAAAATCGCTAAAAAAGTATTCAAGGAACTGATCGAAAAAGGCGGAGATCCAAACAAGATTGTAAAAGAAAAAGGTCTTGTACAGATTTCTGATGAAGGTCAGCTGCTCGGTTTTGTCACTGAAGCACTTGATAACAACCCGCAGTCAATTGAAGACTTTAAAAACGGTAAAGACCGCGCAATTGGTTTCCTAGTCGGCCAGATTATGAAAGCATCGAAAGGACAGGCAAATCCTCCGATGGTGAATAAGCTGCTGATGCAGGAGATTAAGAAGCGATAA
- a CDS encoding glycogen branching protein gives MDQTISDFDIHLFHEGTLYNAHAIFGAHLVKQKKQVTGTRFTVWAPHAQSVSVTGSFTDWEPGKYEMTRINKEGIWSCFIDQNLEGALYKYAITTAAGDLIMKSDPYAFHSELRPQTASVVYDLSGYKWGDRLYRQRVRKRRPIYERPLAIYELHLNSWKQKEDGSYFTYREYADELIPYVKERGFTHIELLPLTEHPLDASWGYQGTGYFSPTSRFGTPHDLMYFIDRCHQEDIGVLLDWVPGHFCKDSHGLYMFDGQPLYEYDSFNDRENLEWGTANFNLAKGEVRSFLISNALYWMNFFRIDGLRVDAVANIIYWANSEPETSNPYAIEFLQELNKAVFNENPRFLMMAEDSTDWPGVTKPVHEGGLGFNYKWNMGWMNDLLDYMEYPPFERSHHHHKLTFSLVYAYSENYILPLSHDEVVHGKRSLLHKMPGEYWEKFAQWRLLLSYLITHPGKKLLFMGAEFAQFDEWKYVQGLDWFLKDYESHAQSDIFTKELMSFYQAHKALHEFDHDPQGFEWIDADNAEQSIYSFIRRGKRKSDTLMVICNFTNVSYDHFRVGAPFEGKWEEVFSSDRQDFGGTNHINQIAVTEENPIHNRKQSLDMKIPPLGITIWKPAKK, from the coding sequence ATGGATCAGACAATTAGTGATTTTGATATACACCTTTTCCATGAAGGTACACTTTACAACGCACACGCTATATTTGGCGCTCATCTTGTTAAACAGAAAAAACAAGTGACAGGCACACGATTCACTGTCTGGGCACCTCATGCACAGTCGGTTTCAGTCACAGGCAGCTTTACTGACTGGGAGCCCGGCAAATATGAAATGACCCGGATTAATAAAGAAGGAATCTGGAGCTGTTTCATTGATCAGAACTTAGAAGGAGCGCTTTATAAATACGCAATTACAACAGCGGCTGGAGACCTGATCATGAAATCAGACCCCTATGCTTTTCACTCTGAGCTACGACCACAGACTGCTTCAGTTGTTTATGACCTCTCCGGTTACAAATGGGGTGATCGGCTTTATCGCCAGCGCGTCAGAAAGAGAAGACCCATTTATGAAAGACCTCTTGCAATCTATGAACTTCACTTAAATTCATGGAAGCAAAAAGAAGATGGTTCTTACTTTACGTACAGAGAATATGCTGATGAATTAATTCCTTATGTAAAGGAAAGAGGATTCACTCATATTGAACTGCTTCCTTTAACTGAACACCCGCTTGATGCTTCATGGGGCTATCAGGGTACCGGATACTTCTCCCCTACCAGCCGCTTTGGCACGCCGCACGATCTAATGTATTTCATTGACCGCTGTCATCAGGAAGACATTGGTGTCCTGCTCGACTGGGTACCAGGACATTTCTGTAAGGACTCTCACGGACTGTATATGTTTGACGGGCAGCCGTTATATGAGTATGACTCATTTAATGATCGTGAAAATCTTGAATGGGGTACTGCAAACTTTAACCTCGCAAAAGGTGAAGTCAGAAGCTTTTTGATCTCCAATGCTCTTTATTGGATGAATTTTTTCAGAATAGATGGACTGAGAGTGGACGCGGTAGCCAATATTATTTACTGGGCTAACAGTGAACCTGAAACCTCTAACCCGTATGCAATTGAATTTCTCCAGGAATTAAATAAAGCCGTTTTTAATGAAAACCCTCGTTTTCTGATGATGGCAGAGGATTCAACTGACTGGCCGGGCGTGACAAAGCCTGTTCACGAAGGAGGACTAGGATTTAATTATAAGTGGAATATGGGCTGGATGAATGACCTGCTGGATTATATGGAATATCCTCCATTTGAACGCAGCCATCATCATCATAAGCTGACATTCTCTCTTGTATATGCGTATTCAGAGAACTATATCCTCCCACTTTCACACGATGAAGTGGTACATGGCAAACGTTCTCTTCTTCATAAAATGCCGGGAGAGTATTGGGAAAAGTTCGCTCAATGGCGTCTGCTGCTCAGCTACCTGATTACCCATCCGGGGAAAAAGCTATTATTTATGGGAGCAGAATTCGCCCAGTTTGATGAATGGAAATATGTACAAGGTCTTGACTGGTTTTTAAAAGACTATGAGTCCCATGCCCAGTCAGACATTTTTACTAAAGAATTAATGAGTTTTTATCAGGCTCATAAAGCATTACATGAATTTGATCATGATCCTCAAGGGTTTGAGTGGATTGATGCAGACAATGCAGAGCAAAGTATTTATTCATTTATCAGAAGAGGCAAAAGAAAGAGTGACACGCTGATGGTGATCTGTAACTTTACAAACGTCAGCTATGATCATTTCCGGGTTGGTGCCCCGTTTGAAGGAAAGTGGGAAGAAGTCTTTTCAAGTGATAGACAGGACTTCGGTGGAACGAATCATATAAATCAGATAGCAGTAACTGAAGAAAATCCGATTCACAACAGAAAGCAATCTCTTGATATGAAGATCCCACCGCTTGGCATCACGATTTGGAAGCCGGCAAAAAAATAA
- a CDS encoding aspartyl/glutamyl-tRNA amidotransferase subunit A, producing MSLFDHKLADLHDLLHKKEITIADLVRESYKRIEEVDGKVQAFLTLDEERALARAEELQSKMGTDEGLLYGMPIGVKDNIVTKELRTTAASKILGNFDPIYNATVADKLHAADAITIGKLNMDEFAMGSSTENSHFAKTKNPWNLETVPGGSSGGSAAAVAAGEVPFSLGSDTGGSIRQPASFCGVVGLKPTYGRVSRFGLIAFASSLDQIGPITTNVEDNAYLLEAIAGLDPNDSTSANVDVPKYRSALTGDIKGLKVAVPKEYLGEGVSEEVRQSVREALKVLEGLGATIDEVSLPHSKYGVATYYLLSSSEASANLARFDGIRYGYRADNAENLIDLYKKTRAEGFGDEVKRRIMLGTYALSSGYYDAYYKKAQKVRTLIKQDFEKVFEDYDVIVGPTTPTPAFKIGEQIDDPLTMYANDILTIPVNLAGVPGISVPAGLSQNGLPLGLQIIGKHFDESTVYRVAHAYEQAANHNMKPEL from the coding sequence ATGTCTTTATTCGATCACAAACTGGCTGATCTGCATGATCTTTTACATAAAAAAGAGATTACAATTGCTGATCTTGTCCGTGAATCATATAAGCGTATTGAAGAAGTTGATGGTAAGGTTCAGGCCTTCCTGACACTTGATGAAGAGCGTGCACTAGCACGTGCAGAAGAGCTGCAAAGTAAAATGGGCACTGACGAAGGTCTTCTTTATGGAATGCCGATCGGTGTCAAAGATAATATTGTCACTAAAGAGTTGCGTACAACAGCAGCAAGTAAAATCCTTGGCAACTTTGATCCGATATATAACGCAACAGTTGCTGACAAACTGCATGCAGCTGACGCAATTACAATCGGAAAACTGAACATGGATGAATTCGCAATGGGTTCTTCAACAGAGAATTCCCATTTTGCTAAAACGAAAAATCCATGGAACCTTGAAACAGTTCCTGGTGGTTCTTCAGGCGGCTCTGCAGCAGCAGTGGCAGCCGGCGAAGTCCCATTCTCACTTGGATCGGATACAGGCGGATCAATCCGTCAGCCAGCGTCATTCTGTGGTGTTGTAGGACTTAAGCCAACATATGGCCGCGTGTCACGCTTTGGTTTAATTGCATTCGCATCATCTCTTGATCAGATTGGACCAATTACAACAAACGTAGAAGATAATGCTTATCTATTAGAAGCAATCGCAGGGCTTGACCCGAACGATTCAACTTCTGCAAATGTTGATGTGCCTAAATACCGCAGTGCGCTTACTGGGGATATTAAGGGTCTTAAGGTCGCTGTACCTAAAGAGTATCTTGGTGAAGGTGTAAGCGAGGAAGTACGTCAGTCTGTCCGCGAAGCACTGAAAGTACTCGAAGGACTTGGCGCAACAATTGATGAAGTATCACTTCCTCATTCTAAATACGGTGTAGCAACATACTACCTGCTGTCTTCTTCTGAAGCATCAGCGAACCTTGCGCGCTTTGACGGCATCCGTTACGGGTACCGTGCTGACAACGCTGAGAACCTGATCGACCTTTACAAGAAGACACGCGCTGAAGGCTTCGGTGACGAAGTAAAACGCCGTATCATGCTTGGAACGTATGCACTGAGCTCAGGCTATTATGATGCTTATTATAAGAAAGCACAAAAAGTACGTACATTAATTAAGCAGGACTTTGAAAAAGTGTTTGAAGACTATGATGTCATCGTAGGACCGACAACACCAACCCCTGCATTTAAGATCGGCGAGCAGATTGATGACCCGCTGACAATGTATGCAAATGATATTCTGACAATCCCTGTGAACCTTGCAGGTGTACCAGGAATTTCAGTGCCTGCAGGACTTTCTCAAAATGGACTGCCACTTGGTCTTCAGATCATTGGTAAGCACTTTGATGAAAGCACAGTTTACCGTGTGGCACACGCATACGAGCAGGCAGCAAATCACAACATGAAGCCGGAATTGTAG